Within the Kribbella aluminosa genome, the region ACGGCTTCGACGCCAACGACAACCGTCTCACCAAAGCCACCGCGCCCGCGGCGGCTGACGGCTCCTGCACCACGACCGGCGCGACCACCACCACCCGGGCCTTCGACACCGCCGACCGCCCGATCACCGGCGCCGGCGGAACCGGCAACTACGCCTACGACGCGCTCGGACGCGCCACGACCATCCCGGCCTCGGACGCACCACGACCCGGTGATGGCAACATCGCCCTGGGGTACTACGACAACGGCCTCGCCCGCACCATCACCCAGGCGGGCGTCACAACCACCTACACGCTCGACGCACTCGACCGCCGCGCCACCGAGTCAGTCAGCAGCGGCTCCGGCTCGGTCGACACCGTCCGGCACTACACCGACACCTCGGACAACCCCACGTGGGTCACCCAAGGCGCCACCACCCAGCGCTACGCCGAACTCATCGGCAGCGACCTCGCCCTGACAGTCGACCAAACCGGGGCCGCCGACCTGACGGTCGCTAACCCCCACGGTGACGTCGTGACGACCGTAGGCCTGCCCTCGGCAGGAACCCCCGCGGCCGGCATAGCTGGCTGGAACAACTACGACGAATCCGGAAATGCCACCAGCTCCACTGCGGACACCGGCGTCGTCGACTATGCCTGGCTCGGCGGAAAGCAACGCGCGGTCAGCGGCGCCGGCCTCACCCTCATGGGCGTCAGGCTTTACAACCCGGCCACCGGGCTGTTCACCTCCACCGACCCGGTCCCCGGCGGCAACGCCAACGCCTATACCTACCCAACCGACCCCCAGAACAGCTTCGACCTCGACGGAAAACGCGAGTGGGACGGAGACAACGCGTCCCGCTTCGGATCCTCGACGCATGCCGCACACACGCGGCACACCGTCAAGCATCGGCGCACGCACCACAGGTCACACCACTACAGGCACTCGCGTCGGCATCATCACAGACACCATCGGTACGGTTACGGTTACCACGGTGGCGGACGGTACTCGTACTCAGTGGCCTACGCCTCTGGGAATGATCCTAACGGCGACGACTGGGGTATGCGTCGCCTCCGCGGAACCTGGCACTACGGGCTGAAGGGAGTTGAGTACGGTTTTGGGGCTGGCCTCGGTGCAGGCTGCTTTGTCGGCCTCGTAGTTGTGGGCGAGGGCTGTATCGCTCTAGGAATTGCAGGCGGCGAGTACATGGGAGCGTACGGCGGAATTAGTGGAGCAATATATGGATTCTTCAAGGGTTGGTGAGCAGGGTTGAATAAGCGCGCGCAACTATCCAGGGAAGAGCGGAGATCCAGGTATATCATCTGCTGCCTCGGAGGTCCTTTCGTTCTCGTGGCGCTGTTTCATGGTGACCATCACCCGATTCTCAGCTGGGGAACTCTGCTGATGATTGCGATCGGTATTCCCACTGGTGCACTGGCGGCCCGGATCGGAATCCATTTGGAGAATATGAGGCGGCGCAGGGGTGCGGCGAAGTAGCAAAGCAGGAAGTCGCCGATCCTCTTGAGAGAACGCGACGGACAGGGTCTGACTCTCGTGGTCCGGTCTTCAGGACGGACCACGAGATTCAGTACCATCGCGCAGCACACGCGGCGTTCGGATAGAGTGATGGGTCGGCGTTGAGCACACCCCCAAACAAGGGGCCCTTTGAAGTGGAGTTCGATTGAGGGAACCCGACGTCTACGCAGCCTGGACGGCTGAGATGGAGGCCGGTGGGACGCTCCACGTCCCGCCCCGCGCCCGGCGGCGGTGGGCGCGACTCAGTGGCTCTGTCGCGGGCGCGATCGTGACAGGAATCGGCGCAGGCACGAATACACCGCCCGGTGACCATGGTGACTGGGGGAACCTTGGTGTTCTATGTCGGGCTTGCGGCCCTACTGATATTCGCAGCATCCGCTGCGAAGGCGACTTATGGACTCGCCACCGGTCGTCCGGTCCTGACGATCAACCTGCACGGCATAGACCTAGGCGGGTGCGAACTGACCTGGAAACAGGTAAGGCGCATTGAACTGCGTCCGTCTTCCGCGACTCGGCGGCTCCTAGCGATCGGATATCCAACAGTCAGGCTGTCCGGAGACAAACCGCATGGGTACATCGATGTGAGCACAGATCACATCACAGATCTCGAGTCGTTCGCTGGCTGGCTGAGTAGCGAGCAGAACGAAATCAGCGGCCGCCGTACAGCAAACGGGTCATGAGTGCGTCCGGTCTCCTAGACGGAGCGTGCGGTCCGGGACTGAGCAGGCCGCCGGCCTCGACCTGACGCAACGCACGTCGGCGAGCCCGGCGCCGTCGAGCCAGGGCGGCGTACCGGTGCCCGCGATCGCCGCCGTGTCGACATCGGTCAGGGTGACGCCGCGCGCGTGGTGCCCGGCGAGGATCGTCTGGACGGTGAAGGGTTCCCGAAGCGCGACGTACGGTCGCCGACCACTGTGCCGGCGGGCAGTCGCCACCCGGTCTGCCGGGTCCGCTGTATCCCCGGTTACGCAGTTCCTCGGGTGTGACTCGTGGGCGTCGGCGCGCAGCGCTGTGGGCAAAGCCAGCCGGTTTTGTACGCCGTGCGTCCCCAGCGCCACCCGGTCCGGGTGAGTTCGTGGACGGCGACCTGAGGCAACGGGTCGGCGACCTGGCCCGGATCGCATAACTGACCGACGGCGGCGTTTCGCGTTCGGCATCTGGGGTCGACGTGACGGATCCGACCCAGGCGCCGGCCTGCGTCACCCGCACCTACGGCTTCGACGCCAACGACAACCGTCTCACCAAAGCCACCGCGCCCGCGGCGGCTGACGGCTCCTGCACCACGACCGGCGCGACCACCACCACCCGGGCCTTCGACACCGCCGACCGCCCGATCACCGGCGCCGGCGGAACCGGCAACTACGCCTACGACGTGCTCGGACGCGCCACGACCATCCCGGCCTCGGACGCACCACGACCCGGTGATGGCAACATCGCCCTGGGGTACTACGACAACGGCCTCGCCCGCACCATCACCCAGGCGGGCGTCACAACCACCTACACGCTCGACGCACTCGACCGCCGCGCCACCGAGTCAGTCAGCAGCGGCTCCGGCTCGGTCGACACCGTCCGGCACTACACCGACACCTCGGACAACCCCACGTGGGTCACCCAAGGCGCCACCACCCAGCGCTACGCCGAACTCATCGGCAGCGACCTCGCCCTGACAGTCGACCAAACCGGGGCCGCCGACCTGACGGTCGCTAACCCCCACGGTGACGTCGTGACGACCGTAGGCCTGCCCTCGGCAGGAACCCCCGCGGCCGGCATAGCTGGCTGGAACAACTACGACGAATCCGGAAATGCCACCAGCTCCACTGCGGACACCGGCGTCGTCGACTATGCCTGGCTCGGCGGAAAGCAACGCGCGGTCAGCGGCGCCGGCCTCACCCTCATGGGCGTCAGGCTTTACAACCCGGCCACCGGGCTGTTCACCTCCACCGACCCGGTCCCCGGCGGCAACGCCAACGCCTACACCTACCCAACCGACCCCCAGAACAGCTTCGACCTCGACGGAAAACGCGAATGGGACGGCGGCTCCCGCTTCGGACCGTCACCACGTCCGATCAAGCAGCACGTCAAGAAGCGGCGCACACACCACAGGACACACCACTACAGGCACTCACGACGGCACCACCACCGCCACCACCGCCACCATGGCTACAGCTACTACGGCAGCGTCCGGTACCACGGCGGGCGAGGGTGGGGCGTCCCATACAAGGTGACGTATAACCTCACCCCTGCGACTACCAGGGCGCCTTCTTTGGGTTCGTCTACGGCTTGCTCATCGGCCGCGCGGGACCCTGGGTGAGTGGTGCTGGTGGTACCGCGATCGGCCTCGCCGCGACCAGGGACTGCTATAACGGCGAGGAGAACCCGAATCCGGAAACATACGACGAGTACATTCACTGGGGTTGGGCCACCGATTGAGAGGCAGCGAGATGACCGGTCGCAAAGCCCGAGGCTGGCAGGGCGTCGTTGTAGGTGCCGTCATGATCGTCGTCGGTGTTGTGCTGATCGCCAAGGACATTCCAGTCTTGGGCATCTCAGCACTGCCGATCGTCGCCGCCGGAGCGGTCCCACTGCTAGTAGGTCTCTACCAGTTGTTCACGGCTCGACACGAGCACAGCGGGAAATAGATCCAGACCGTCGCTGCTGCTATGCCTGCTCGCGGGAACCGACTTCGTAGCAGAGGGACTCGACGGGGACACCAGCCGGGTCCCTGTGCAATGGGAAGTCTCCGTTTGCCTGGACTCCACGAGTCGGCCGCACCCGCCCCCAGGCGGTCTTGTCGGTGCCACCGGATAGCTTGCGGAAATGGTCATTCCCGTGGGCGATTCCGGCGTTATCGACGCGGGGGAAGGACGAGCTGGTGTACTCCCGTGGTGCCGGCGTATCCGAGCTTGGCGCTGACGGTGTTGACTGTCCGGACGAGTGGCCGGCCTTTGACCATCTGGTCGAATCCTGCAGCTGCCCACAGCAGGGACAGTGCCAGAGTGCTGCCCAGGATGGTGCGTTCTGACAGCAGAAGATCCGTGGGAGTAGGCCGCCAACCCAGCACGGGTGGATCGCCGCTCTCACCGATCCAGCGGTGGATGATTGGCGCACCGGCGTGAGCGTCAGCGGAGAGCGTGCGGTACATGACGTACAGGTCCCCGGCCGGGTCGACCTGCGCGCACACCTTCTCAAAGTTCTTCGAGGACACGGACTGCGGTGGCGGCGCGGGCCCGGCCGAAACTCGTACCGATTCTGCGTGACGTAGGAACCGTTGCGTCTTCGCCATGGTGCCGGCGAGCGCGATGCGCTGTCGGTGTGCTTCTGCTGCCATCGCAGTAGCCGCCTCCGGCTCGATCACCAGCCACTGCGCCGTCACACCGCACTCGAACACCACCCGGGTCAGCGGCGGTGCCGCACCGTACCGGCCATCACGGATGGCTCGGACTGCGTCCTGCCCGACGTCATGAGCCTGGGCGGCCAACCCGTAGGCCATCACAAGCCGGAGCGGCGCGACCTTCGGCCGGCTGGTGATCCCGTCTGATCGGGTACGCAGCTTCTCGAACGCGGCGATCAGATCGTCCGCGAGACGCAGCGGATCCCTGTCCACCGCGGACCCGCCCTCAGCCATGGGGCGTCTCCTGCCAGCGCCGGGCGGTCATGACGTCGACCAGCTGGCTGGGGTTGAGGCGCCGGAGGTACTCGTCGCTGGTCGAGGTCGAGGCGTGACCGAACTGGTCGGCGATCGCCCGCAGCGGCACGCCGGAATCGCTGAGGTCGACCGCGAGCGAGTGCCGTAGCCCGTGCGGGTGGACCCGCTTGTCCAGGCCGGCCTTGACCGCCAGGCGGGCCAGGGCCGCGCGGACGTAGCGGTCGCTCATCGGCTGACCGTGGTTGTTGGAGCTGTAGGTGGTGAACAGCCGGTGCCGGCCCCCGAGCTCGAGCGCGCTGCGGCGCTCCAGCCAGTGGTCGATCAGCGCTCCGG harbors:
- a CDS encoding RHS repeat-associated core domain-containing protein produces the protein MPSTTTSAFNYLLSPTTVTETSGTVVRTATTTYLTDGRTGTTTTTVTGLTGSTPNTKKTTTYDTSTGQPTVVTAKNADNTVAGTITTGYDTWGRQTTYQPSGDTGTTTAYDAAGDVASVTDANGSTTYTYDGTDANGKTEHRGIVTKVNVTTAGATWSSTGAYDSAGSLVTQKLPGGVTQYNDIDNTGEPIGLRYTGQVTTTNSDGSTTVDPNGAWLSWSLENDVSGRVTHEWTPDGNAFTTATGGAIPYDRHYTYDTAGRLIQVNDRTAAASGVDVTDPTQAPACVTRTYGFDANDNRLTKATAPAAADGSCTTTGATTTTRAFDTADRPITGAGGTGNYAYDALGRATTIPASDAPRPGDGNIALGYYDNGLARTITQAGVTTTYTLDALDRRATESVSSGSGSVDTVRHYTDTSDNPTWVTQGATTQRYAELIGSDLALTVDQTGAADLTVANPHGDVVTTVGLPSAGTPAAGIAGWNNYDESGNATSSTADTGVVDYAWLGGKQRAVSGAGLTLMGVRLYNPATGLFTSTDPVPGGNANAYTYPTDPQNSFDLDGKREWDGDNASRFGSSTHAAHTRHTVKHRRTHHRSHHYRHSRRHHHRHHRYGYGYHGGGRYSYSVAYASGNDPNGDDWGMRRLRGTWHYGLKGVEYGFGAGLGAGCFVGLVVVGEGCIALGIAGGEYMGAYGGISGAIYGFFKGW
- a CDS encoding RHS repeat-associated core domain-containing protein, giving the protein MTDPTQAPACVTRTYGFDANDNRLTKATAPAAADGSCTTTGATTTTRAFDTADRPITGAGGTGNYAYDVLGRATTIPASDAPRPGDGNIALGYYDNGLARTITQAGVTTTYTLDALDRRATESVSSGSGSVDTVRHYTDTSDNPTWVTQGATTQRYAELIGSDLALTVDQTGAADLTVANPHGDVVTTVGLPSAGTPAAGIAGWNNYDESGNATSSTADTGVVDYAWLGGKQRAVSGAGLTLMGVRLYNPATGLFTSTDPVPGGNANAYTYPTDPQNSFDLDGKREWDGGSRFGPSPRPIKQHVKKRRTHHRTHHYRHSRRHHHRHHRHHGYSYYGSVRYHGGRGWGVPYKVTYNLTPATTRAPSLGSSTACSSAARDPG
- a CDS encoding DUF5677 domain-containing protein, with amino-acid sequence MAEGGSAVDRDPLRLADDLIAAFEKLRTRSDGITSRPKVAPLRLVMAYGLAAQAHDVGQDAVRAIRDGRYGAAPPLTRVVFECGVTAQWLVIEPEAATAMAAEAHRQRIALAGTMAKTQRFLRHAESVRVSAGPAPPPQSVSSKNFEKVCAQVDPAGDLYVMYRTLSADAHAGAPIIHRWIGESGDPPVLGWRPTPTDLLLSERTILGSTLALSLLWAAAGFDQMVKGRPLVRTVNTVSAKLGYAGTTGVHQLVLPPRR